One Pseudoalteromonas sp. UG3-2 DNA window includes the following coding sequences:
- the glnB gene encoding nitrogen regulatory protein P-II, with protein MKKIEAIIKPFKLDDVREALSDVGITGMTVCEVKGFGRQKGHTELYRGAEYMVDFLPKVKLDIVTADEDVDRAIEVIVKTAQTGKIGDGKIFVTEVERVVRIRTGEEDEEAI; from the coding sequence ATGAAAAAAATAGAAGCAATAATTAAACCATTTAAGCTAGACGATGTTAGAGAAGCGCTTTCTGACGTTGGCATTACCGGCATGACTGTGTGTGAGGTTAAAGGGTTTGGTCGCCAAAAAGGCCACACTGAGTTATACCGTGGTGCAGAGTACATGGTTGATTTTTTGCCTAAGGTAAAGCTAGACATAGTGACCGCTGATGAAGACGTTGACAGAGCCATTGAGGTGATTGTCAAAACGGCACAAACCGGAAAAATTGGCGATGGTAAAATCTTTGTCACAGAAGTTGAGCGGGTGGTACGTATCCGTACTGGTGAAGAGGATGAAGAAGCCATTTAA